From a region of the Helianthus annuus cultivar XRQ/B chromosome 5, HanXRQr2.0-SUNRISE, whole genome shotgun sequence genome:
- the LOC110878093 gene encoding 40S ribosomal protein S14-3 — protein sequence MSKRKTREPKEDNVTLGPATREGELVFGVAHIFASFNDTFIHVTDLSGRETMVRITGGMKVKADRDESSPYAAMLAAQDVSQRCKELGINALHIKLRATGGNKTKTPGPGAQSALRALARSGMKIGRIEDVTPIPTDSTRRKSGRRGRRL from the exons ATG TCGAAGAGGAAGACCCGAGAGCCGAAGGAAGACAACGTCACTCTTGGACCTGCCACCCGTGAGGGAGAACTTGTGTTTGGTGTTGCACATATCTTTGCATCTTTCAATGACACATTCATT CATGTGACTGATCTCTCTGGAAGAGAAACCATGGTTCGTATTACAG GTGGGATGAAGGTGAAGGCTGACCGGGATGAATCTTCACCCTATGCTGCTATGCTTGCTGCACAAGATGTCTCCCAGCGTTGCAAG GAGCTAGGTATCAATGCTCTTCACATAAAGCTGCGGGCTACTGGAGGTAACAAGACCAAGACACCTGGCCCGGGTGCCCAGTCAGCCCTCAGAGCTCTTGCTCGTTCTGGCATGAAGATTGGCCGCATAG AGGATGTTACCCCAATTCCAACTGACAGCACCAGGCGAAAGAGTGGTAGAAGAGGAAGGAGGCTGTGA